AAAGACTAAAAATAATAAACTCAAAAGGGGAAACTGACGTCGGATTTTATAAAAAGGCGGAATACATCGGAACATAGCGCGTGCTGCGCCCGACGACAATGAACTGCCGAATTAAAAAAAGATACATAGATGTTGAGCACTTCACGTGCTGCGTCGAGTGCTTCTGTCCGAAAAAGAGGAATGTGGGAGAAAACACCATAAAAAACAGGTCTTCCTCAAAAGATTGTTTATCTTCACAGGAGGAGTGCCGATACCATGCGAGATTATGGGTATATAGCAGTCTTTTGGCTTTTATGAGGGAGGCCATAGACGAGGTGACCCAAAGGAAAATATGTTACGTGCCAAGATGAGTTCTATCGGAGCTATTGCCAGGCAGGTCTAGCAGGCTAACTCCAGAAACGTCATCCTCATCAATACGACCAGGTATTGTAGAAACGCTTCGTTTTTGTAGTCCGTGCGATATTGTAAGTTTCAGAGTATTCACGAGTTATTGTTGGACCTTACTGTAAAAGATACCTAAACACGTTCCGACCTGACCAACAAAAACTTCTAACTGGCAGTATCAAATATTGTCAGACTATTGGGACATGAAGCTTTTGCTTTGAGCCACGCGTAATTAAAGAAGTAAGGCTCTCATTTATATTCGCAAGATGCTTACTCGTTCATGGTCGTGTCTCGCCCTCATAACAAACAGACGTTACTTTGGGGCCAAATAACTGCTTAttatgaaataaaatcacgttttcgtggtctgcatcgggttagcgcacttcaaattacccgcctcaagccgAACGTCTCACGCAACTGTTGCCGTGCCTTTCTGCACGTTGCCCGGCTTTTCTGTGCAGCCGCCGACACTATAGTAGCAGCAGAGCTAGAGCGATGGGGGCCACAGCAGAGCAACAACGGCCACTGAACGATTTCCTACCACTGGTTCCGAGATGGCAGACTTGCTTGGTTCAAATGAGTCCCGCTAGATGGCAGGACCTGTTCAGTTTAACCAGCCAAAAATTGAACTTTTAAACCACTTGCGttatagtaacgtccggtggttctttaTTTTTTATGAACCAAACATACACAATCAATCAGCATTTTCTTACGTCTCTTGATgaatggaaggttctttatttactGCAATTGTTCGATTAGTAGTGATTAAAGGTGGGTTGTAACTCTGACGTGATGGGGGTTGCTTTGCGAATGTTCTGCAgcagcgcatgtgttctcgtgcatttaccttaattcaTCGTTAAGTAGGGCTCTGCTGTTGATAATTTCGTCATTTTAGGCGTTGTTATACATAGAGATTTCACTCTCAATTAAGTTGTTATTTGGATTTAGTGTCCATTTAAGTTACAATCAAAGATACAAAACAGCGAGGCTTAAGTCCAATGTAGAAGCACCTAAGCGCATCTGTAAAATATCACAATAGACTTAAGGCTCGCCAATCTCATGACAACGACTGAGGGTCTCTGGATCACTGCAGGTACTTTTGACGAATTCGTACACAAACGTTTCttggtatatatatatttggGCAAGGTAAGATCTTCAGCCGCACTTCTCATCTTTCTCCTACCTCTCCCTCGTGCAAGGCACTCAGCGAGGCTCAAACTGGTGAACTTCCTTACCATTTTCTCCACTTATCACTACTGGCCCTGAACTACGTGTGTGCCGAGAGTGTCGTGAATTTCCAGCAGTGTCATAATTAATCAGACGTTTTATATAGCACTACCTTCACCAGGAAAACTAGAGAAAGAAGGTCTGGTCCACTGGTAATGTCTAGCGCTTTATTTGGTATCCGAATCATAaggcagcaagaaaaaaaaaaaaaaaactgagcagaAGAAAATAAGCGATCGCGCATGTGGCTCCTCTtcacttttaactttttttttccttgtgcctCAGTTCAAAGTGGTTAAGTTGTAGCGACCGGCACGATTTTCCCAGCTTTCAATAAGCACCATAAGGTTAATATTTAGGATCTTTCTATCATAACGGACCACTTTAAGCTATCATTGACAATTCAGCGATTCGTGCGAGCGCTGCGGGGCTTCGGAACTGACGAATTGCCTGCAATAACACACTTTGCGAAGCGAAATAGCTGTTCAAGAGCAGCACCGTGGTGAACTAGAGAAGCGGAAATGGTGCGACGTGTGCTGGCTGGGCGGCCGCCGTCGAAGCAGCTCCGTTGCCCCACGTTGAGGAAGACGTCAGCGGTAGCAAATTGAGGGCCGTACGTCCGTGTCCTTTCGCACGCCTGTGTTTTCCGGCCAACCAGGAAGTTCGGAAAGGCCAGGACTTTAATTTAGTGTTGGCCTCAATTTAGACCGACCTTGTGAGGAACGTACCTGCAGCTAACAGCTAGTCGAGAGAGTGACTTGCTTTGACACGGCCTAATGATGACACCGGTGCGGTGCCTGCCGAGATAACAACACTCACGTCTATGTTTAGCGAACCATAAAAAAGGGTGACGGCTATTGACTTAACATATCTTTCTGTTTTGCCTCTTGACGGCTTTCTCGTCTTTTTCCAGGATCGAAGGCGGTGAGCTCTTTGAGAGGGTGATTGATGACGACTTCGTTCTCACCGAGAAAGCCTGCGCCATCTTCGTTAGGCAAATATGCGAAGGTGTCGACTACATGCACTCCAAAAACATCCTCCACCTGGACATGAAGGTGAGACAAGATTGCTCTAGTCACATTCCTCAAACCCGATTCTTTACTATCCCGCTACCGTTCACTGATGACGTCAATCAAACGTAGGAATGTGGCCCTCGAAAGCGTAGCATTCAAGGAGAAAATAGCGCGTTGGTAGGCTGCTTGCTTGCTCATTTTAATGGTCAAGCCTAAGGGAAGGTTGCGAAATGCGCGAGAAGAAAACACGGCCGGCTGGTCCTCGCACGTGCACTCTCAGAGGTGTTCACTTTGAACCACTCACATGCATGCAGAGCGCGTGCGTGGGTGCGCGTCTGAGTCAGAAAGAGAAAGCGAGAGATAGAAGAGAAGGAAATATTATCCAACACCAACCGGTCAATAAGTTTCAGGAAAACAGTTATTTTCAGTTTTTAGCGTCGCACAGCCGCCTGGCTCCCGAGTAAACTGAGCCATTCGGTAGAAGAGATTCTGAATGTAAAAGTAGCGTGGTCATGAGCCAGCTCAGTTTATACGaagcaagtgcaaaaaaaaaaaaaaactttagtgaTAGAGGTGTGAAGGCTAAGGAGGAAACAATTTTGATATATTTATGTTCAAGCAGGAGTTATAATTGGATTTTAGAGTATTGTTTATATGATTAGCACGAGGACATAATTTCGCATATTCAACGCTGAAGTACACACAAATGTAGAATGAAATGGCGAATGTAACGAGACATTGGCTGGCTGGGATATGTTAAAGTACGCAGTATTTAATAGCGATATCGATGCCGCACGTCGAGGCGTGTGTTCTACGCCCTTGCGCTTCGCTCTTCGCCGCTGCGCTATCCAGTAACGCTGCTGTGAGTACGGGaatgcatggccttcgagatgcgCGGCGCGCTGGTGCATGCGAACGCTATGAACTGTTTCCTTGCTAGGCTGCTAGACTCAATGGCGTAGATCAGTGAGTACTCGGCCTATGGTGTTTGAAGAAATCGTGTGACGTAAATTCAATTGCGGTCAGCAGAGAATCGgccagtttctctctctctctctctctctctcagtgcctgcgtgtgtgcgtttgtatAAAAGAAAGAGAGTAAGATAGAGAGATAGCTGTTGTTATAATACAGACAATTCTGCCGGTACATAGACTTTTCCAGAAGATAACAGGAGCATTCCTCTATGAAGTGTTGCGCAAGAGTACAAAGGCTGACGTCGTTGCCTCGGCAGTGAATTTGTTTGGGGAGCCGTACATATTTATATGAACCCAGACAGCAGTATAGTGGCACCCTAAGAGCCCTCGTTCAAGACATGTAAATACGTGCATCTGTGCGCGGGGAAGTGGATCGGGCACAGTGAGACCATGCTTGGGAAAGAGTTGCGGGCGCCATAGTTCACACTCTGAGCGAAATTTCAAGAGAATGTTAAGCAGATTGAGTGTGTGCATGAACAATTTTTTATCGTTTCCTTTTTCCCTTTCCTATCCTCACGGCCGTATTTGAGCTCGTCTTAACTCTCGTTTCTCACGTAACTTACCTGTGCGGGCTGCATGACTAATGGCGAAGGCCTCATAATCGCGGCCATTAGTTTCTCGCGGCTGCACTGCATCAAGCAGTAGTAACAGCGCATAGCGTCCGCGTGGGTGGGCTGGAGGGGTCATTAATCATTTCCACCGGCTACTGACAATCTGGCGTTTTGGCACGCACTGCTGCCTCACTGCATCGGCACTCGCCTCGGGCCCTCCCCTTCCAAAAATAAAGACGACCaaagtcaagagagagagagagagagagagatgaaacaTTGAGATAATGAATCAAATACATAAAAAGGCTTCTAAGCACAGGTGCGCGGTTTTTACTGCGATACTACGAAGATGCGTAGGCGGACATCTGCAGCGCCGGCGAGAGTGACTCGCCTCTGAAAGAATGGAACCGGATTACACGTGAGTCACGCACTGGGCAAGGTATTCGCGCTAAAATAGTAACCTGAAATAGGAAGGGTGTAGCGATGAAGAAGCAGCCAAtgagacgagagagagagagagagaaagggaggaGGAAGGGAGAGATGGCAGCCACTCATTTCGGTGCCTGTATACTAGTGAGACCACCGTAGAGAGCCAATTTAGGAGCTCGATTCGTGTTGCGGAACATTTCGTGGGAAGTAATATCTCTGATGTAGCTTTACGACACGTCACAGTTATAAATGCCGCCGGTAATTGCGGAGACGCGTCGTTAGTTTGCCTTAGGAGCAAGCACTTCACGACAAGTATGGGGAGTAATGGAGTTGCATACCGCTAAAAAATTGACTCACGGACAACAAACACCCAAAGATCAGAATCCAGCAAAGCTTACTGATAATACAATTTTGTAATAAACAGTGAAACCTCCTTGCTGTGCTGGCCCTTCTTATTCTAGACGTTACACAAATTTATTGTATTTAAGAGTATATTACGTACTAGCGTTCAGAATCGTGCAAGAGGCGATGCAGAACACGTGCTACGTCAGTCAACACTTAATATTTAAAGACACACTGAAAACACATCATGCACGCTTGCGCGGCTTTGTACGAGGCGTCGTTATAGATGACTTCAATAACAGCAGTAAAGGAAGAGGTTTTCTTTACTGTGTTTTGCCGTCGCTTGCAGTCATCGCGCTTTGATTGGGGCCATATTTCATATACTCAAGTGCGCATGTGAGCTGATGACAGTGTCAGCATGATGCCAGCACgctgttactttttttcttcgttacTTGCTAGAGGTAATAAACTCGGTGCACTCATTTGATAAGGTCCACTGCAAGCGAAGGGTAACGCTTAATTACCGGGCCTGGTGGGCAAAACTGGCGCGCACCCAGTTGGGCGCAGCTGACGCTTTGCTCGTTCCTTGCATTTGCAGCCGGAGAACGTTCTGTGCACTACGCGCACGGGCAACCGCATTAAGCTGATCGACTTTGGCCTGGCGCGCTTCTACGAGCCTGGAAAGAAGCTGCAGGTACTGTTTGGCACACCAGAGTTCGTGGCTCCCGAGGTCGTCAACTTCGACAAGGTCGGATTCCAGACAGACATGTGGAGCGTCGGCGTCATCTGCTATGTCCTGTGAGTAGTACGATCTGTTCTGCccatctcactcactcactcactcactcactcactcactcactcactcactcactcactcactcactcacccacccacccacccacccacccactcactaaatcaatcaatcaatcaatcaatcaatcaatcaatcaatcaatcaatcaatcaatcaatcaatcaatcaatcaatcaatcaatcaatcaatcaatcaatcaatcaatcaatcaatcaatcaatcaatcaatatatcaatcaatcaatcaatcaaccaatcaatcaatcaatcaatcaatgtaccaTGTACTAAACAGCATATTGAGGGACTCGATCACTTAGCCCCTAGCTCACTTTATAAAACTAAAAATCAGTCCATCATGTGACTTCTGTGTTCACTTGGCTCTTGAATTAGTCGCTGCGCCGCTTGATAACTTCTCGACCCCTATTTACTCACTCGTTCCCAATGCACACTCTCGCATTTCGAGGTCCTACACAAACGAAAGCGCTTAAGCATACAGGATGTTTGAGCAAACTTTAGCGAATGCATTGCTGGTTCGATTTCTTAATTGCAATACCCCAGTTAACCATGTCACTAATGTACACACGAATAGCATCGTTGGCGAAACTATGCGCGACCAAACTTATGGATAGGACATTTCGTATACGcccacacgtccaaacatgttcTCTCACCTGCCAGCAAATTTTCAGTCCGTTAGCCAGCGTTGCTTTCGATCGCAAAAGTGACAGTACTTTTTTGTGGATATTTTTTTCCTAAATAAGAATACGAATACATATACTGCCATTAACACATGTAGTCCCACGACATTTTACTAGCAGCATTACATTAGTGACAGCATTAATAACATCATTAATGACATACTCTGATGCGAGGTAgtcaagaaaaaaatagagatgCTTTTACTGGCTCTTCTCGCGTTTTAGACCACCTCTTAAAACTCATAATGCTGGGCACATATGCCGACATGAGCAGTACAAGGAAGAAATAATTGCTCAAAATTAAATGATCTAAATAACCTAAGCTTATGCAAAACGCCTGTTTTAATGTTGTGCCACTGACAGCTGATTTTCACAACTGTGCGCATTGAAACACGATATGGAGAGGCAGCGCAAGCTAACCAACTTTACTTAAAATGCTCAAACCGAACTTGTAGTCACCAGTAACTTGGCTATGAGTTTGTGCGGATGCTATATCAATAATTCGATAATAAGCAGCGGAGTGACATAGCGTCAATAATGGGTGTGCCTCGTTTCCCAATTCCAGTTTTGTAGTAAGTGTGATAGATTTGTGAAATATTCACTGTTCCCGGTCGCTCTCAGTTACTCTttgactgccttcttttctttcgtgcAATTAGAGTCTGAACTATTCACTGACCAATCCACAGGCTCTCCGGGCTCTCACCTTTCATGGGAAACAGCGAACTCGAGACGATGGCAAACGTCACGAGAGCGGAATACGACTTCGACGATGAGAGCTTTGACCAGATCTCCGAAGAAGCAAAAGACTTCATAGCAAAGCTCCTGTTGAAAGACAAAGAGTGAGTGTCGTCAAACGCGTATGTCATAAAAACAACTCTGATGGTAGAGATTAACCAGAACTGAAGAATGAGCTGCTGTCTGGACATCCACCCGCAATAAAAGCGAAAGACGTTGATCAGGTAGTTCATGTGAATGAACCATAAAGTAGACATATAAGTGTCAGCTGCGAATGATGTAGACGCGTGCAAAATACAAAATGCCCTTCGGCATGTTCCTTGTTTCGAGATGCATGTTACGACTTTCAATTCTTCCATTTGTTGTCGTACCGTGCAGGTTGGATTTCCGGACGCAGCAGCTGTATTTAAATAGAGACAATGTGTAATATGAAACAGGCGTATGCGTTTGTGTATACTTCTGTAACAAGTGTATAGCGATGCACGTCTAACAAACGGCAAGAGTTCGAGAAGATCTGGAAGTTTCTAATGAAGCAGTTACAGGGATAGCTAGGCTTAAGTCTACAATCAGTTGGCCTGTTAGtcgacaatcaatcaatcaatcaatcaatcaatcaatcaatcaatcaatcaatcaatcaatcaatcaatcaatcaatcaatcaatcagccaatTAATCAACCAGTCAACCAACCAATCgatcaattgatcaatcaatcaaccaaccaatcaatgaATCTAAAATGACTCAATTGTATATTGTTGTTTACTAGAACCTGTTCTTGGGATGATAGCGGGTTCATTCTGAAGAAAGGTCGCTTTCctgtcgctttctttttttttttgcgtctacGTGGGTTGCGTTCTTCGTCTTTCTTTAGATTATATTGTTGTGCCTATCCAACAACTTTTGACTATCGTCATTTTGTTTTCGCAGTGACCGTATGACAGCCGCCCAGGGCTTGAACCATCCGTGGCTTCGGGTAGGTGTTACAACTCCTCAGCCTATAGAGGAAATTGAGGCACCAGACTTTCAGGTTGGTCAtttgccgcagtgctttggcACCGCGGTAGCCATCCCCGAATGCACGACCACCTGACCGATGAAGCCCCGTCCACAGAAACAAAAGACCCGTGGCTCACTTTGTGCCCGTTGTCATCGGTCCCCCATCCAGAGACCTGTGGCCTGTCGTCCTGCATCCAGATCACTTAGTTGATTTCCAGGCATCCCTCCCCGAACCGCGTTTGGAACGAATGATTGGAATGATAGGCTGCGGCTCTGTGCCCCTATTAATCCCTAGTGTTTGTGGATTATTGAACTTTGCCCATCGTTTATAGGGATTAGTTGTGAGGGCAATATTATTGAAGTGCCAATTTAAAGAATATAATTGGTGTTCGTTGCAAACGCAGTGAGTAGAGTAGGAAACAAAATATGAAGACCATTATTCCCGTGCAATTGACAGCCTGCTGATGGGGTATTTTGTTGCGCTTGCCCTGCTTCATGATGAATGTATGCTACACTTGCAGTTGTGAATGTGACCCTAGTCGATTCATTTGAGAAGGGGAAGTGATTGCTCGTTTTCCAGCTGCCAACCGAGAATCCCTCTTTCTTCAGAGATTTAACACGAATAAAGCGACATAATCTTATAACCCACTAATCACCACTGAAACTCC
The nucleotide sequence above comes from Rhipicephalus microplus isolate Deutch F79 chromosome 2, USDA_Rmic, whole genome shotgun sequence. Encoded proteins:
- the LOC119170123 gene encoding myosin light chain kinase, smooth muscle-like isoform X2 translates to MIYVDETDPDEEPEPPFEPRQVKLKKNQDVKTEYALKDELGRGKFGTVYRCEEKKTGRILAAKFILTQRAEDRADVEREVEIMRSLQHPRLLQLYDAFDDSKKQMILILELIEGGELFERVIDDDFVLTEKACAIFVRQICEGVDYMHSKNILHLDMKPENVLCTTRTGNRIKLIDFGLARFYEPGKKLQVLFGTPEFVAPEVVNFDKVGFQTDMWSVGVICYVLLSGLSPFMGNSELETMANVTRAEYDFDDESFDQISEEAKDFIAKLLLKDKDDRMTAAQGLNHPWLRKDKKRDDTQLDKKKLKRFVIRRRWQKMVNAFLALRRMGATISPSTP
- the LOC119170123 gene encoding myosin light chain kinase, smooth muscle-like isoform X1, giving the protein MIYVDETDPDEEPEPPFEPRQVKLKKNQDVKTEYALKDELGRGKFGTVYRCEEKKTGRILAAKFILTQRAEDRADVEREVEIMRSLQHPRLLQLYDAFDDSKKQMILILELIEGGELFERVIDDDFVLTEKACAIFVRQICEGVDYMHSKNILHLDMKPENVLCTTRTGNRIKLIDFGLARFYEPGKKLQVLFGTPEFVAPEVVNFDKVGFQTDMWSVGVICYVLLSGLSPFMGNSELETMANVTRAEYDFDDESFDQISEEAKDFIAKLLLKDKDDRMTAAQGLNHPWLRVGVTTPQPIEEIEAPDFQKDKKRDDTQLDKKKLKRFVIRRRWQKMVNAFLALRRMGATISPSTP